From the genome of Hathewaya histolytica, one region includes:
- a CDS encoding CD3324 family protein: protein MKYVKAQDVLPEEILKIIQEYVDGKYLYVPRKNENHKAWGEKSGIKNILKARNIEIYKKYLSGTTISELTKEYYLSEKSIRRIIGQEKRILS from the coding sequence ATGAAGTATGTAAAGGCGCAAGATGTGTTACCAGAAGAAATTCTTAAAATAATACAAGAATATGTAGATGGAAAATATCTTTATGTCCCCAGAAAAAATGAAAATCATAAGGCTTGGGGAGAAAAAAGTGGTATAAAAAATATTCTTAAAGCGAGAAATATTGAAATTTACAAAAAATACCTTAGTGGAACTACTATTAGTGAACTAACTAAAGAATATTACCTATCAGAAAAAAGTATAAGAAGAATAATAGGTCAAGAAAAACGTATACTCTCATAA